The stretch of DNA aatttgtgtagttatttcaaagttaatagttgaatcttggttgacattgtatgaggTGAAGTTGGTGACCGAATGAATCTAAGTGGACGCAtcaaggtcgggagtttcgcaaccgatgttgtgttcgagcacaaagtgtaaaccaagtggatacacaatttctgtagttatcaagaagttaatagtcgaatcttattcaactttgtatgaatggtgaagtcgatcacggaatgaatccaagtgtacccttcatggtcgggagtttcgcaaacgaacttgtgttcgagcacgaagtgtaaaccaagtggatacacaatttgtgtagttatctcgaagttaatagtctaatcttttcgactttgtaagaatggtgaagttgatgatggaattaatccaagtgtacccttcatgctcgagagtttcgcaaccgaacttgtgttcgagcacgaagtgtaaaccaagtggatccacaatatgtgtagttatgtcgatgttagtagtcgaatcttggttgactttgtatgaatggtgaagttgatgatggaatgaatccaagtgtaccctccgtgctcgagagtttcgcaaccgaagatgtgttcgagcacgtaatgtaaaccaagtggatacacaatttgtgtagttatttcaaagttaatagttgaatcttggttgacattgtatgaggTGAAGTTGGTAACGGAATGAATCTAAGTGAACGCATCAaagtcgggagtttcgcaaccgatgttgtgttcgagcaccaagtgtaaaacaagcggatacacaatttctgtagttatcaagaagttaatagtcgaatcttattcaactttgtatgaatggtgaagttgatgacggaatgaatccaagtgtacccttcacggtcgggagtttcgcaaacgaacttgtgttcgagcacgaagtgtaaaccaagtggatacacaacttgtgtagttatctcgaagttaatactctaatcttgttcgactttgtacgactggtgaagttgttgataaaatgaatccaagtgcgcccttccagcccgagagtttcgccaccaaagttgcgttcgagcacaaagtgtaaactaagtgaatacacaatttctatagttatcaagaagttaatagtcgaatcttattcaactttgtatgaatggtgaagttgatgatggaatgaatccaagtgtaccccccatgctcgagagtttcgcaaccgaagttgtgtttgagcacgtagtgtaaaccaagtggatacacaatttgtgtagttatatcgaagttaatagtcgattcttagttgactttgtatgaatggtgaagttatgatggaatgaatccaagtgtaccctccatgatcgagagtttcgcaaccgatgttgtgttcgagcacgaagtgtaaaccaagtggatacacaatttgtgtagttatctcaaagttaatactctaatcttgttcgactttgtacgactggtgaagttgatgatggaatgaatccaagtgcacccttccagcccgagagtttcgcaaccgaagttgtgttcgagcacgaagtgtaaaccaagtggatacacaatttgtgtagttatttcaaagttaatagttgaatcttggttgacattgtatgaggtgaagttggtgatggaatgaatctaaGTGAACGCAtcaaggtcgggagtttcgcaaccgatgttgtgttcgagcacaatgtgtaaaccaagtggaaacacaatttctgtagttatcaagaagttaatagtcgaatcttattcaactttgtatgaatggtgaagttgatgaccgaatgaatccaagtgtacccttcacggtcgggagtttcgcaaacgaacttgtgttcgagcacgaagtgtaaaccaagtggatacacaatttgcgtagttatctcgaagttaatagtctaaacttttcgactttgtaagaatggtgaagttgatgatggaatgaatccaagtgcacccttccagcccgagagtttcgcaaccgaagttgtgtacgagcacgaagtgtaaaccaactggatacacaatttgtgtagttatgtcgaagttaatagtcgaatcttggttgactttgtatgaatggtgaagtttatgacggaatgaatccatgtgtacccttcatgctagagagtttcgcaaccgatgttgtgttcgagcacgtagtgtaaaccaagtggatacacaatttgtgtagttatatcgaagttaatagtcgaatcttggttgactttgtatggatggtgaagttgatgatggaatgagtccaagtgcacccttccagcccgggagtttcgcaaccgaagttgtgttcgagcacgaagtgtaaaccaagtggatacacaatttgtgtagttatttcaaagttaatagttgaatcttggttgactttgtgtgaatggtgaagttggtgatggaatgaatcaaaGTGAACGCAtcaaggtcgggagtttcgcaaccgaagttgtgttcgagcacgaagtataaaccaagtggatacacaatttctgtagttatcaagaagttaatactcgaatcttattcaactttgtatgaatggtgaagttgatgatggaatgaatccaagtgtacccttcatggtcgagTGTTtagcaaacgaacttgtgttcgagcacgaagtgtaaaccaagtggatacacaatacgtgtagttatatcgaagttaatagttgaatcttggttgactttgtatgaatggtgaagttgatgatggaatgaatccaagtgcacccttccagcccgagagtttcgcaactaaagttgtgtacgagcacgaagtgtaaaccaagtggatacacaatttgtgtagttatttggaagttaatagttgaatcttggttgactttgtatgaggtgaagttggtgatggaatgaatctaaGTGAACGCAtcaaggtcgggagtttcgcaaccgatgttgtgttcgagcacaaagtgtaaaccaagtggatacacaatttctgtagttatcaagaagttaatagtcgaatcttattcaactttctatgaatggtgaagttgatgacagaatgaatccaagtgtacccttcacgGTCGGTAGTtccgcaaacgaacttgtgttcgagcacgaagcgtaaaccaagtggatacacaatttgtgtagttatatcgaagttaatagtcgaatcttggttgactttgtatgaatggtgaagttgatgatagAATGaacccaagtgtaccctccatgcttgagagtttcgcaactgaagttgtgttcgagcacgtagtgtaaaccaagtggatacacaatttgtgtagttatgtcgaagttaatagtctaatcttgttcgactttgtaagagtggtgaagttgatgatggaatgaatccaagtgcacccttccagcccgagagtttcgcaaccgaagttgtgttcgagcacgaagtttaaaccaagtggatacacaatttgtgtagttatttcaaagttaatagtcgaatcttggttgactttgtatgaatggtgaagttgctgatggaatgaatctaagtgtacgcatcaaggtcgggagtttcgcaaccgaaattgtgttcgagcacaaagtgtaaaccaagtggacacataatttctgtagttatcaagaagttaatagtcaaatcttattcaactttgtatgaatggtgatgttgatgacggaatgaatccaagtgtacccttcatggtcgggagtttcaccaacgaacttgtgttcgagcacgaagtgtaaaccatgtggatacacaatttctgtagttatctcgaagttaatagtctaatatttttgactttataagaatggtgatgttgatgatggaatgaatccaagtgcacccttttagcacgagagtttcgcaaccgaagttgtgttcgagcacgaagggtaaaccaattgtatacacaatttgtgtagttatttcgaagttattagttgaatcttggttgactttgtatgaatggtgaagttgatgatggaatgaatccaagtgtacacatcaaggtcgggtgttttgcaatcgaagttgtgtttgagcacgaagtgtaaaccaagtggatacagaacttgtgtacttatcaagaagttaatagtcgaatcttattcaactttgtatgaatggtgatgttgatgacggaatgaatccaagtgtacccttcatggtcgggagtttcaccaacgaacttgtgttcgagcacgaagtgtaaacaagttgatacacaatttgtgtagttatctcgaagttaatagtctaatcttcacgattttgtaagaatggtgaagttgatgatggaatgaatccaagtgcaccctttcagcgcgagagtttcgcaaccgaagttgtgttcgagcacaaagcgtaaaccaagtgtatacacaatttgagttcttatttcgaagttaatagttcaatcttggttgactttgtatgaatggtaaagttgttgatggaatgaatccatgtgtacacATCATGGTCGGAAGTTTTGCAatcgatgttgtgttcgagcacgaggtgtaaaccaagtggatacagaatttgtgtacttatcaagaagttaatagtcgaatcttattcaactttgtatcaatggtgaagttgatgacggaatgaatccaagtgtacccttcatggtcgggagtttcgcaaacgaacttgtgttcgagcacgaagtgtaaaccaagtggatacacaatttgtgtagttatgtcgaagttaatattcgaatcttggtttactttgtatgaatggtgaagttgatgatggaatgaatccaagtgtaccctccatgctcgagagtttcgcaaccgaagttgtgttcgagcacgtagtgtaaaccaagtagatacacaatttgtgtagttatatcgaagttaatagttgaatcttggttgactttgtatgaatggtgaagttgatgatggaatgaatccaagtgtaccctccacgctcgagagtttcgcaaccgaagatGTTGTGGACACCCCAAGTATTATAACATCCATTGTCCAACGTGACCATCACATACTATTGGAGGAGTGAGATCCAAACACGCATAAATAGCCACTCGTCCTCAATGTGTCCATGATCACGGTTGACAACCTTCTGTTATAATAATCGGAATGCCGAGTAGTGAGCGCAAGACATAACCGTAAGATAGTTTGCCAATCTACTCCGTCATATGCCCATCAACCACTCGAAGGTAGCGACTAAAAGCATACCCCAGTGACTCGATCCAAACCGCTATCTCCGATTATTTCAAGCGATCAAAACCCGTTACTCATGCTGAGCTAGTCCCCAGGAATGCGACTAGCCTCACATTTTCATCGTAAGCAATTAATAGTCATAACAGTACCATATCATGAATAATAAGTGGCAAGGTACATGATACAACATAGGGTCCAAGGTCCCAACATACACAGAATGAGTAGCAGCGGAAGACTCAAATAAagctcataagcataaaacgAAAGCCGGTGGTGCCACAACCCCACAAGGGCAAACCAACCGGGCAAGAGCCAAGCTGCAAGAGAAGGGATCACTCACTGCCCTCGCCACCCCCGGCAGAGCAGTGACCACACAAGAAGCACAACTCATACCCGGAATCCTCACCTGAAATTGCAGACACCGGATTAAGTACAAGATTGTACTCGCAAGTCTTacccaaaactatatataaaaaggagagaggagtatGCAAGGTCTACCTTAACCTAAGCCATCTAGGTTGCATAAAGCCAATTTTATTGAGCAAATAACAGTAAAAGTGGTTaagtaatagtaaatataacaTCATTTTAACTTATGGACAGCAAGTATACAATTCTGaaatgcataagcaaaagagtcCAAACGGCGCTCTCACCAACAACAAGGGACTACCCAAGTCCACACCATCATGGCACAGCATGCCAACACCACCATCAAACATaaactcatccatattaatccacaCTTGATGCTAACATAACTGACTAACACATCAAGCAATGTCCATAACCGAGGacgcggctattcgaatagattatactctgatcagaggtgtacaactgtaCCCACATGAAATGAACAAGGATCAAAAGCTACACACCCCGTCGAGTGCGGTACGCGAGTGATACAAGCTCATTACATGTCTTTCCTAATCCCACCCCAACCACCTATACCACGCCGGGGTTCCCGACGACTTAGTCACGTGCCTGTGTGGTGTGACCAAGGCGGGCGCACCACGCGGGAGGCACCCCCGGCCAACATAGGCACCCGAGGCCCTCCAAAGGGCTACCTGCCCTCACGTCTCTCCAACGTGGTATAAATAATCACAGTAGAGCTAGTAAAGAACAAGCCGGTCCCAAATAAGGCATGTGGTAAGTACGAAGGGTGCTTGAATAGATGTCAAAATGTTCGGTCCTTAACGACCCAGACGGGGCTACTTGCATCAGGGGAAACCAACCTTCCTTCATCGCCCTACCACCCGTCCAAGTCCAACATATTTCATCAACCATAATTTAGTGTAAGTGCTCAAGTTTTATACCCATTAGTACAAGTTGTCTATACACCACAAATGATAGTACTGTCAATCCTTATACTTCTATTAGcattaagcatggctaagcatgaaTGAAGTAAACAAGCCTAACACTCCTATACGGTGGTGACAAGGGATAAGGTCAGCAATATAACAGGGAATAAATGCATAATTAGGATCTACCAATTCACCCAAAACAGACGTTTTAACATCTAggaaacacatgcatatataggtatagttttgcaaccaaagatatTTATAGAGAAAGCATAGGTTCTATATGCTTAGGTGCTTGCCTTCCTGCTGAGGGTAGTCACTATCCTCCTCTGGATATGGCTCGGTACTCTCCGGATTCTCCAAATCTACCGAAAAGAAGCAATATGCGAATAAGagccaaataaacatgcacatgcgaaatgataaataaatcatgaaataaatacagtgagTAGAGCACATGTTAACTTGAATTTAGGTGAAAGAATCACTAGATTATCACTTATTGTTTAGGagatatgaaaatgacaagCTTTCAGGTCAGATAATGACagctccaaaaataattaagtctaCTTTAGAGCATTACAAGTAATTTGCAACTCAAACCaagtttttacatgtataattatttttagtgggcAGTACATCATTCACAGGTGCtaagaaaaattattccacagctttatgtattgtcattatttatttatggatctTAGAAGTTAAAATCATGGGAATGCTAAATACACTCctaaacatgatttaaggGGAGTATTGTCAAGCTTATTTTCACAACAGCAAagagtaacaaaatataagctcaacaaaattggtttcacaattttagcttttaccaATAATTTCTTACGAATCTATGAAGAGCTAGACCACACAAGGGAGACATATAGCTATTTATATTCCTACagagaaaaacagtaaaaagttggtcatttttattttacaacaatgAAGAGATCTGTTTTATGAAGCAATAAGAATTTGTTTCACTGAAATCGGAgttcatatgaattagttatggattTTCAAAGTTCACTCATTTTTCAGCCAAAACAGCACGTGTGGATGGCTCGATCTAGTGCATGAATGCCAAGAGCATCACatgcaagaaaacatacattaaGGACTTGATTCTACTGCTAAGAAGACACTTTTCAgcttgagttgaagaagctgaAAACTCACCAAAACAGGGAAGCAAAGACACCGAGCTGTTGTCAccgaagaagagaaaacagtTTGCAGCCTGCTACTAGCCTTCAAATCTTGAACCGGTGACCTATGGAGGAGACTAGGAATGCTCAGCATGATGGGGAACCTAAGAGAGTAGCTATGGATGGGGAAGAAAGCTcaccaagaggaggaaaacaactgctgctgctgctgctctgcaccaagcagcaagctcctcttttcttctcgatCTCCCTCAGCAACCGATGCATGTGCAGgctatttggatggatggaaagctTACAACCTTGGGGATCTTGTGGTGTGACATGCAGGGCTGGATCCTTGCATTTTTGTGAAGATttggggaggaggaaaatGAGGAGGGAGCTTAGCTCATGGAAGAACAGAATAGCAACAAGAACAGAATGGGAGGGAGATGAAGGGGTTTTCTCTGCCCCTCCCCCTTAAATCCTGAGGTGGGAGCACGCCCAAGAGGGTGTTGTGGGGGCTAAAGAGACACCCAAGgtcaatgacaagtgggcccaagtCATGGCTGTTTAGGAGGGTGAGAGAGGTGGGTGAAAAATTGAGTACAGATTCACTCTTGCAGTTttcaggatttattttatttctctctcttggtaAGTTCAATTTGATTAAGCTACAAGAGTGTGAAAAATGTATGTTTTGGTGTTGAGATAGATTGAGTCACCTAGTTTCcatttttgaaagtttcacacataaatcccaagtattttaaatctggtgaaaagatgaattgggttaggctgaaacttggtttgaatttttaggagacCTAAATAGAGagttaaaattcaacaaaatttatatttagtgatgataaataaactaatatttgaataaaatattaaatatgtatacttcTGTTCAGGTTATTGCTCAAATAGAAGTGGTTTcaattttaccgattagagttaattttgttattgcatatgatcaaattgcaatatagtaaatatgcaatctaaaggataacaaatgaatttataaatacctGGTTATGAACCTAGGGCTCTTACAGCTCTCCCCCCCTTAAAACAATCTCGTCCTCGAGATTGCGATGTGTCAGTGAAGAAGGAAGGATAGCTATTACGGAGGTGACCCTCATGTTCCCATGTGGCTTCATCTTCGGTGTGATTACTCCACTGAACTTTGAGGAGTGGAATAGAGCGATTGCGAGTGACACGCTCCATTTGGTCGAGGATGCGAATTGGATACTCGCTATAAGAAAGGTCGGGTTGCAGGTCAAGATTTTCGACCTTAGTTTCTTCGGTCGGAATCCGGAGGCATTGCTTCAGTTGTGAGACATGGAAAACATCATGAAAAGCTGAGAGTGATGGTGGAAGGTCCAGCTTGTAAGCAACAGCCCCTCGCTTAGCAAGAATGCGAAAAGGACCGATATAACgaggtgccaattttcctttcacTCCAAATCGGTGTGTGGACTTGAATGGAGTGACTTTGAGGTACACATGGTCACCAATATTGAAGGCAAGCTCACGTCGACGATGGTCGGCATAGCTCTTTTGCCTAGATTGGGCGGTTTGCAAGCGCTCCCGAATTAACCGCacttgctcttcggcttccttGACCAAGTCCGGACCAAAGAACGGTCTCTCTCCAGACTCGGACCAGTTGAGAGGTGTTCTACATCTCTTTCCATACAGGGCTTCAAAAGGAGACATTTGGAGGCTAGCTTGATAGCTATTGTTGTAGGAAAATTCGGCGTACGGGAGAAATTTTTCCCACTTTGCTCCAGAATCAAGGACACAAGCCCTTAACATATCCTCCAAGATTTGATTTACTCTTTCAGTTTGGCCTCCGGTTTGTGGGTGATACGCGGTGCTAAAGGAGAGTTTGGTTCCCATAGCCTTGTGCAGACACTTCCAAAAATGAGAGGTGAATTGAGGTCCACGGTCTGAAATAATTTTTGTGGGCACACCATGAAGACAAACAATGCGAGAAAGGTAGAGCTCAGCCAACTTGCTTACTTTTGATGTGGAATGGACGGGAAGAAAATGAGCTGATTTGGTGagtcgatcaacaattacccataTGCAATCATGGCCATTTTGTGAGGTGGGTAGACCTGTGATAAAGTCCATCCCaatttcttcccacttccatATGGGAATGGGGAGAGGTTGGAGAGTGCCCGCTGATCTTAGGTGTTCAGCTTTCACCCTTCGACAAGTGTCACACTCGACAACATACCGTGCAACTTCCCGCTTCATACGGGTCCACCATAATTTTTGCTTAAGGTCTtggtacatcttggtactaCCTGGGTGGATTGAAAAGGGAGTGTCATGAGCTTCACTAAGGATTAGTTGGCGCAATTGGTGGTTCTTTGGCACAACCAATCGCTTTCCAAAGCATAGAACACCATCCAAATCTTGAGTGAAACATTTGGCTTTGCCCTCAGTCATTTTAGCTCGAATTCGAGCCATGCCTTTGTCATTCTTTTGGGCTTCTTTGATCTGCTCATAGAGAGTTGATTTGACTTCTAGGGCAGCAAGAAAACCAGGTGGTACTATTTCTAAACCAAGTTTCTGAATTTCCCAACATAAGGTCTCCAATCGGGGTTTTACCGACAAGCAATTGCATTGCGGTTTTCGGCTCAATGCATCGGCAACAACATTGGCCTTCCCCGGGTGATAATGTAGACCCATGTCATAATCTTTGATGAGTTCTAACCACCTTCTTTGTCTTAGGTTCAGATCTGATTGGGAGAAGATATATTTCAAGCTTTTGTGGTCGGTGTAGATTTCACAACGGTTGCCGATAAGATAGTGTCGCCATATTTTTAGAGCATGGACAACAGCAGCTAATTCAAGGTCATGGGTTGGATAATTCAACTCATGAGGTCTCAGTTGACGAGATGCATAAGCCACAACTCGGCCCTCTTGCATAAGAACACAACCGAGTCCTTGACGGGATGCATCGCAATAGATATCGAAGCTTTTGTGGATATCGGGTAAAACAAGAACGGGTGCTGTGGTTAACTTTTCTTTCAAAGATTGAAAACTTGCTTCACACTCAGCTGACCACGCAAACTTCTCATTCTTCTTTAGCAATTGGGTCATGGGTTTAGCAATTTTGGAGAAATTCTCGATAAACCGACGGTAGTAGCCGGCTAGACCAAGAAAACTCCTGATGTCGGACGGATTTTTGGGTTGTCCCCAATCTAACACCTTCTGAACATTAGTTGGATCTACAGAAACTCCACCTTCAGATAATACATGACCAAGAAATCCAACTTCTTTCAACCAAAACTCACATTTGCTAAACTTGGCATATAGACGGTGCTCACGTAATTTTTCCAATACAAGGCGGAGGTGCTTCTCATGTTCTTCTTTGAATTTTGAGTAGATTAGTATGTCATCAATAAAAATGACCACAAACTGATCAAGATACTCCATGAAAATCAAATTCATCAAGCTCATGAAGTATGCCGGTGCATTGGTTAAACCGAAGGACATGACGGTGTACTCATATAGACCGTAACGGGTGGAGAAGGCTGTTTTTGGGATATCCTCCgatctgatttttatttgatgatatCCCAACCTTAAATCAATTTTGGAGAACACATGAGCTCCGGTTAATTGGTCAAAGAGATCATCAATTCGGGGCAGTGGATACTTGTTCTTGACGGTGACTTCATTCAATGGGCGATAATCAACACACATCCGCAAGCTGCGGTCCTTCTTCTTTACAAAGAGAGCCGGACATCCCCATGGTGAGGAGCTTGGCCTAATGAACCCCTTTGCTTGCAGCTCAGTGAGTTGCTTTTTCAACTCTTCTAATTCATTTGGAGGCATCCGATACGGTCTTTTCGATATCGGGGCCGTTCCGGGCAGCAAGTCGATGACGAACTCAACTTCCCGGTCCGGTGGCATGCCCGGTAGTTCCTCTGGGAAAACATCGGGGTACTCACACACCACTGGTACAGCAGCTATATCATTGGTTTTGGCACCCGAAAGAGCGTGGAGTTGTGGAGGATGATCATCAAGTGCAAGAAAGATCGGTTCGCCGGTGTTATTTTTGAGTGTAATTAGACGAAGGCCACAGTCGATAAccccatgatttttttgtaGCCAATCCATGCCTAGGATGACATCTAAACCCTTTGTGTGAAGGATGATAAGGTCGGCGGTGAATTCTACCCCTTGTGCAATGATTTTTGTGTCCCGGCTAATAAATTCAGCTCTCATTTCCGAACCAGGTGATGTAATAATTAAAGGTGGGTGCAACCTACTAATGGGGAGTTTATGGTCTGATGCAAAACCTTTGGTGACAAATGAATGTGTAGCTCCAGAATCAAACAACACACTAGCTGGATATGAATGGACAAGTAGCGTACCGACAAGAACATCCGGTGCATTGTTCGCCtcctcggcggtgacgtgattcacacGGCCCCTCTTCTGATTTTGCTGACCCTGAGGTGCTGCCCTCGGAGACGGATTGGGACgtggtgctgctgctcttgGCCCCTGCTCTTGTGCACGACGAGGGTACGGGCATTGGTTGATGTAGTGGCCCGCTTGCCCACAATTGAAGCAGTTGTTGGAGCGAACAGGCGGGCGAACGGCTTGCTGATTTCCGCCAACAGGAAGTGTGACACGC from Oryza brachyantha chromosome 12, ObraRS2, whole genome shotgun sequence encodes:
- the LOC107305531 gene encoding uncharacterized protein LOC107305531; this translates as MAEVLMAVERNREAQNTILQQIAASAAAAAAQIARSAGGGGHQVAGGLAEFQRTQPPVFTRSDDPLDADDWLRTIERKLTLIRCPDAEKTNLAAEQLQGAAGDWWENFLAMQPAGHAITWPEFRNAFRAAHVPKGIMDLKQREFLSLTQGNKSVMEYLREFNHLARYAPDDVNTDARKQNRFMNGLSAEMQLELAAHSFLDFQDLVNRSVVVESKMNNLENERKRKRAAQISAAGGSQKPRGWQQPPPRYQAPPPPRRQGFVPRPPQQRVTLPVGGNQQAVRPPVRSNNCFNCGQAGHYINQCPYPRRAQEQGPRAAAPRPNPSPRAAPQGQQNQKRGRVNHVTAEEANNAPDVLVGTLLVHSYPASVLFDSGATHSFVTKGFASDHKLPISRLHPPLIITSPGSEMRAEFISRDTKIIAQGVEFTADLIILHTKGLDVILGMDWLQKNHGVIDCGLRLITLKNNTGEPIFLALDDHPPQLHALSGAKTNDIAAVPVVCEYPDVFPEELPGMPPDREVEFVIDLLPGTAPISKRPYRMPPNELEELKKQLTELQAKGFIRPSSSPWGCPALFVKKKDRSLRMCVDYRPLNEVTVKNKYPLPRIDDLFDQLTGAHVFSKIDLRLGYHQIKIRSEDIPKTAFSTRYGLYEYTVMSFGLTNAPAYFMSLMNLIFMEYLDQFVVIFIDDILIYSKFKEEHEKHLRLVLEKLREHRLYAKFSKCEFWLKEVGFLGHVLSEGGVSVDPTNVQKVLDWGQPKNPSDIRSFLGLAGYYRRFIENFSKIAKPMTQLLKKNEKFAWSAECEASFQSLKEKLTTAPVLVLPDIHKSFDIYCDASRQGLGCVLMQEGRVVAYASRQLRPHELNYPTHDLELAAVVHALKIWRHYLIGNRCEIYTDHKSLKYIFSQSDLNLRQRRWLELIKDYDMGLHYHPGKANVVADALSRKPQCNCLSVKPRLETLCWEIQKLGLEIVPPGFLAALEVKSTLYEQIKEAQKNDKGMARIRAKMTEGKAKCFTQDLDGVLCFGKRLVVPKNHQLRQLILSEAHDTPFSIHPGSTKMYQDLKQKLWWTRMKREVARYVVECDTCRRPAHASVAEGDREEKRSLLLGAEQQQQQLFSSSWSPVQDLKASSRLQTVFSSSVTTARCLCFPVLIWRIRRVPSHIQRRIVTTLSRKVRIPGMSCASCVVTALPGVARAVSDPFSCSLALARLVCPCGVVAPPAFVLCL